In the Topomyia yanbarensis strain Yona2022 chromosome 3, ASM3024719v1, whole genome shotgun sequence genome, one interval contains:
- the LOC131692513 gene encoding protein lethal(3)malignant blood neoplasm 1, producing the protein MSIKIFIVVLLLSLVKAASKYYDGPVRPYEFGYSIEGNQHRKESKDENGIVMGEFGFITADNVYHVTVYATDENGNFKIISMKNYKLGPTVPPQPQGFARTAITTSTTTTTSTTPQPFRIITTARTLTTPKPSDIAACGGCKIPEPPTTTSKTITEATLPETSTQFVPPFKIVNKNDIESITTTNSPKSLPTTTSAVSAPKSDPEETPQKLVEKQSNDRNYSSKESTNPPKAPNDMQTISNTPTTQSRSQPQSSSPNAISNSDGAKQSQSKSSQSSKSAPTTPPASPKSFSTMEKLDRYNTANMMIQHILNGLLYRFNYTVGFHGHHEQGDRQGNKEGGYYAIGRDGIRRGVTYTANEFGFQPHIKFEKVSPEETPREETEKKAGLKGFDFQWFWGKS; encoded by the exons ATTGTTGTCCTACTGCTATCCCTGGTCAAGGCAGCATCCAAGTATTACGACGGCCCGGTACGACCGTACGAGTTTGGCTACAGCATCGAAGGTAACCAGCATCGGAAAGAATCAAAAG ACGAAAATGGCATCGTTATGGGCGAGTTTGGCTTCATCACCGCCGACAATGTTTACCACGTGACAGTTTATGCTACAGatgaaaatggaaattttaaaattatcagCATGAAAAACTACAAACTGGGCCCAACGGTTCCACCGCAGCCACAAGGTTTCGCGAGGACGGCGATAACCACCAGCACCACAACGACAACCTCGACAACTCCACAACCATTCAGAATAATCACCACTGCCCGGACACTTACCACTCCTAAACCGTCCGACATTGCTGCCTGTGGAGGATGTAAAATACCGGAACCACCGACTACAACCTCAAAAACCATTACGGAAGCTACACTGCCTGAAACTAGCACCCAATTTGTACCTCCATTCAAAATTGTAAACAAGAATGATATCGAGAGTATTACAACGACCAACTCTCCGAAGTCACTTCCAACTACCACCAGTGCCGTTAGTGCGCCGAAATCCGACCCCGAAGAAACTCCGCAAAAGCTCGTCGAGAAGCAATCAAATGATAGAAATTATAGTTCGAAAGAGTCGACAAACCCGCCGAAAGCTCCTAACGATATGCAAACAATCAGCAATACACCTACCACCCAATCACGATCGCAACCCCAATCGTCGTCACCCAACGCTATCAGCAACAGTGATGGTGCAAAACAGTCTCAATCTAAATCGTCACAGTCATCCAAATCAGCGCCGACTACGCCACCAGCATCACCGAAAAGCTTCTCAACGATGGAAAAGCTCGACCGCTACAACACCGCCAACATGATGATCCAGCACATACTGAACGGGCTGCTGTACCGGTTCAACTACACCGTCGGCTTTCATGGACACCACGAGCAGGGCGACCGACAGGGCAACAAGGAAGGTGGCTACTACGCGATCGGTCGGGACGGCATTCGGCGCGGTGTGACGTATACGGCGAATGAGTTTGGCTTCCAGCCGCACATCAAGTTCGAGAAGGTCAGCCCGGAGGAGACGCCCCGGGAGGAAACGGAAAAGAAGGCCGGACTTAAAGGGTTCGACTTCCAGTGGTTCTGGGGGAAGTCGTGA